A stretch of DNA from Sugiyamaella lignohabitans strain CBS 10342 chromosome B, complete sequence:
CATAGTGAACAAGGATTGAATTGGCGCTCCTGGCCGTAGCGCTTATGTTGTCATGTGAAACGTAACGTGCACAGCCAGGGCATTCAGCGGTGGCATGCTATGTTGTTAATGAAGCAGtgagacaaaaaaaaaatcaactgAACAGGACAACCTAGGTAAAGATGAGACGAAACGAGTaaagccaaaaaaagacaaaaaaaaacagatgCTGTGTATAAAATtgcaaaataaaaacaaacatgAAAATGAGATCACCAAGTAACCAGTTACTACAGGCTACTTAGGCAATCGACGACCGGTGGATGCCTTTCAGTTTCAGGTCCAGTTCATGAGCAGCCATCAAGCTAGGGTCATGAGCAGCGGTGGCCGAACCGTACGAGAAACTGGCGTGCCGCGACTGTGGTGGGGATGTGTGGTGTGGGATGATTTCGGGCACTGGATGTTCCGAACCTACCACCTGTGTAGTGTCTTTACCGGCTTGCTTGAGAGCGTAGTCGCCCGAGTCGAAGAATTTGCGGTCCTTGAGTTTTCTGTTCAAGAGCTCTGCTCTTGACGGCAGTCGGCCGTACATCTTCATTAGTCGCTCCTCCTCTGGAGCCTATAAGATACTGTTAGTTCGCTGGTCGCATGGCCATATGGCTCTTATCTACAGATCCGTTGGGCACTATCGGGTTAACACCGGGGTACCACCGGGGTTCGACAGGTCGAAGTAGTATGACCAGAACCGAATCTGTTTGTaatcaataataattcGACCATAATCAAGGGCTTGCTTGAGACTTACACGTTTGGGTGGGGAtgcaggagtttgctgtgCTGTTTGCATGTTGGGGTTCTGGTTCATTCTAGGAGGTAAAGAGAAATGGCCTGTGGCTGAAATCAAAGTCGAAGGAAGCACGAGTCGAAGTTGAAACCAGTTTGTAAAGGAGTTATCAGTGATATGAAAATGTGAGATAAATGAGGCCGATGAAAAATATGACCGATATTGACAAGTGTCAACTTAAAAAATCCGGATGGCGTTGAGGAAAGCACTTATCTGATATTACAAAACCAACTGAACGCAGGGCAAATAACTGGCAAGCCTGCAACCAAAAAATCAGTggatataaataagagaaatagaaagaatcaaaatatgaaatcaatcaacCAAGAAAGAGCAACaaaagtgaaaataattaaaataaGACCGCAATAAGAAGTGAAAATCAATAttagaagaaaaaatcaagagaatattatttcaCAGCAGGTTCTTCACTTTCTATGCAGCAGGTTAATTCATAAAAACTATCTTTGACTGCGGTAGTAAGTAGTGCTAATCAGTAGTAGATCGAACAAACCGTTATAGAGACAGACGGAGACTAATAAAATAGGATGGTGGGGAGGTTATATCACAAATGCAGAATAGCGTCTATTTGGAGAATGGAAATGATAAGCACCAATAGTACAGGAACAAAAAACCGAGCAGAGGCAGTAGATGATAGACTTGGCCCAGTATAAATACGGTTGCGTAATCAGTTGCTGTTATTTAAGTTAGGTTGGGAGTGTGTTTGATAAGTGTGGGAGACTGTTTTAAATGAGTAGCTTAGTAGGTTTTAGACCGAGCAGGGTGAGGTCGGATTGGGTTGGGTATCTGCAGTGAAcaggtggtgatggtggcCTCGTCGGGTCATATGCATCGGGGCTGGTTTTGCTTAGAACAAAGGATATGCAGATATTTCCATCTTGGGGAGGATCCCTCTGCATAGAGAGCAGCAGGATGCAACGCATCATGATGAGGGGGAGCGGCAGGTTGACTCAGGCGACTTTCTGTCGATTGAGCAACGAAACTCCCACACTCTCTGGTCAACACGGGCCTGGCTCTGGATAATCGATGCAGGGTTGCGGTGGGGCACGGCAATCTCAAGTGccgctactgctactgctgctgctaatgggGTGTGTGGGGCAGACAGACTGTGTTCAAGTGGAAGTAAGTGGGATTGGGTGCGCGAGTGAATATGATGGATGGATTAATGAGGGGTGAGAGGGGTGGTGGTCTATGGAGGGGGAAGCGGGGAgggaagatgaagatgagggGCGGCCCAGGGTCAGGGTCGCAAGTGAGGGGATATTTGAGGGGAGATTTACAGGGCCACCGTTGAATCCAGCTAATCACaaactaataataataataatatttatgaTCCATAATAGTGATCATGGGTGTGATATTATCCATGTTTGATAAACACCGCACAACACACAGTTTGTATTGGTACAGGGCACAATATGTAACTACATACATAAGACATACAAACtactaaaaaaaatgctcTATTGACCAATTTCTCTATTGATCTCTTGATCACGAGCAAACGTTTTTAGATGAAAATTAAACGGACACAACACGGAGCATGTCACAGTTTAGAGAGAACTTAGTCTAGGTATGGTCCGTAAGTATACGGAACAGTAAAGTTCGTCGGTAATTATACGGATTACCTCAAACTATTATTACTTCTCGAATAGAGTTGGGCATATCAGTCCGTGCCAGCCAGTCGGTTTCGGTATGTGTAAGAGGCGGCCCGGCGCGATAAACTTACGACGACGACCGATTATCATCGCAAAACCATCCGAGACAGTGGTGTGAAGCTTCCATACGCACGAATACGCAGGCGTGTGGATCCGGAAAATGTCCCGCTAAGCTTATCAATGAGGACATGTGACGCTGAGTCCGCACCGGTTCCAGCCCTAGTTGGCGCTACAAATCACAATCGTACGAGTTCAACTCCGCCCGGGCTGTCCAACTGGtgagcagcaccagcagtagTACTGACGATAGCGGTAGCGACAGACAGCCTGAAATGTCTCATCGGCAGCGGCATTATTTTCAGCTAGTGAAATTATTACCTGTCGATTGCATATCGAAATAGAACTTACCTCTCGGCCAGGAACGGTGCCAATCTTCCTTCGACCgtgaaaaaataaaaaatatggagggggtatgcctccgacggctgggACTCCGCTTCAGATCCTGGTgaactcctgcttcgcaggagaatgTGCTGGCACCCcacggaacgactcgagcgaagcgagaggagcaaccagggtctggggctccggAGGTACACCCCCTCCGGTagtaaattattattatttctattttcagggggtaTTAAACATGGGCAGGACACCGACCGAAGGGGCTAAAGTGCATATTTGTGCCCCATATGGGCTAGAGTGCTTATTTTATGACCGCAACTACCGCAAACTAGACGCGGGAGACGGGTCGAGGCATATCACACACACTTTCACAGTCAGcacatcagcatcatccGTGTCAgtagcggcagcagcagcagccatatTATCGTCACCATGCCATCACGGCAGATGCAGGCTATGCTGCGAGCGTGAAATCTTGGTGGTGAGCCATGGCCAAGAATAATTCAAGTCACTCTTGGCCATCACTGCCCTGCTGTCGGCCTCTACTAATCCTGCCCTGTTTTACGGTCTACGTTCCACTTTCCATGTCCCTTCAGCAACCTTCCCTATTAGTATAACACAGGGGCTTGTTCAATTTCCCCCTGCAAACTTAAACTGGTCGTGTTAAGCGGTAGGTTTGAGGCTGTACAGACTAGCGTGCCTTTGGCTTGAAACGGGTCAGATACCCACGGTACCTTATTTCTAGCCTTACAACCGGGCCTAAATCTGTCTCCCAGCTGAAAGTCAGGTAACCAAGGCCGTTTGAACTTAAAATGGCCCTCAACCCGCCtgcagaaaaagaaacccCTACGGCCGGAGAATTGAACGACCGTTGATTTCCTGCCCGTGGTCGGGAGaggggttgtgcctccggcggctggggctccgccccagaccccgctgctcctctcgctgcgctcgagtcgttgcgagGGGGTGTCCAGTACATGGTGGGGTGCTGGTGCGGgtgctgctaatgctggATAGCGGGGATGGGGGGATAGTGGGATCCCATGTGAATACTGTAGAGTTGGGCTGTTGGAGCGAATTGGGACTGGGCATGTTTTGGATCTTTGGCTTGATTATCCGTCACGGCTAGTCCGGACCATAGGCCCCGTATCGACGACGACAACAACGACAAAATGACGACGAATCCTGACTAACGGGACAGCTTCGTCACCGTACCAGGCTGGAACGGGCCAGCTGCGATCTAGAACGAGCCAGTGCACGGAACTAACGCTAACTCTGCCCCATATGGCTCGGCCCCACTCACAGTTGTATCTTTTGACTCCTCACGTTCACTCAATTCACCCGGAACTGAAAGACTGTAGAATGGGTAACCAAAGCTCATACCCAGCCGGACCATATAACCCTATGTAcagcaccagtaccagcagcagcagcagcaccaccaccaccaccaccaccaccaccgcgGCCCCACCAAGTACTGAGCACCCCCTCGCAACGCCTCGAGCGcagtgagaggagcagcggggtctggggcgaagccccagccgccggaggcagaactCGCCCAGTACCTGATAACCCCCTTACCGCTCACCTCCCTGCCAAATAGAGTTAATAGAGAGCTTGGCTCCACCGCAACCTTGAGAGGTGAGGAGGTGAAATCGAGAGAACGAGTGTCTTGGATGCGAGGCTCAGTCTAACCTCAAGCGATCTTGAGATTATGCCTCAATTGAGAGGAGGCACTAGCGTGCATCCAGGCTTGTTGCGTTATCAGCACATGTGGTTAACTGCTTTTATCTATGAACTAGTATCATGAGGTACAGGTACCTGGACCGTTTTTGAGGGGTTAAGCGAGTTTGGCTTGTGATGATAAGCATTAGTGCAAAACGGACCACAAACCACCGGCGGCCCTTGCGGAGGATGTAATACTGTTTAGAGGGCGGGCGTCAGGGCAATTCAATTTAGGTAAGAGCGAAAGTTGAATGAATGGCGAATCGCTTTAGCCAAAAACAGGTAGCTCTTACTAAATGTATAAACGTATAAACCAGCAATTAGGTAACCTTAGTGTAACATAAcagaacagaaaaagagTAGAACGGAAAAGTATACAGAGGCTGGTTGCGATAAATGAAATGAAGATAACCGTAGTACTGATTAGATAACAACTGACATGACTAAGGTGATATATAGTTAGCTTCGTGGTCTCGGGCTATTGATAACGAGAAGCAATTTGATTGCGAAATTGATTGATCTGCCAGCAAGACAATCAAGAGCTGTACCGAaagtcagaaaaaaaaactgttACTATGGTAGAAAGGTATAGAGGTGTAACAATTACACATtgaatcaaaaacaaaataatttattagtCACTGaaattcaaaacaaaataaataaataattaagCCTAGTAGAGAGGGGAACTGAGACAGTGCGGGGGATTGGCCCAAGTGGAGATGGCGAGTGGGGGCTAGAGAGATTTAGAGGGGAGGAGGGGTAGAGGTAGAGGGGTACACTAATAGAGGGGCCATTGAGTAGAGAAGACTAGTCACGCGGATCACATGTGGAGAAGCAGTTGCAGCTAACCAGTCCGAGAATATATTTGgattttaatatttaatgaggcagtcaaaaaaaaaaaaaaaaaaaagacgaCGACAAACGACGGCCCGGTTAATTAGCCTTACTAAAGGCAGTTCGTGACCTGTCTAGTCTGGTACTAGTTTCCGCCTTGACCATTTATTCCATTGTCCGATGTCTCATTCCTCCACTCGAGAAGCTGAGATCCGGCCAGGCGTCGCAGCGTCTGATCATATCCGGGTATCGAACGGAACTATGAACCCGATACTGACCCATATTCATATTCCGAGCCGTATAACACAACAACACTAGCATATAGCATGTCACAGATAACAGAGCGGAGTTTAGATAGTCACCCCTGCTTAATCTGCCAAATCAGGCCAACCACGATTCTGTGAGGTCTGGACACCCGTAACtaagctcgcgaagcgagcacaacggggtctggggcagcgccccagccgccggaggcaacacccCACAGACACCAGCATACCCCTACCAGAGACAGGATCCAATCAGtagcaaaaaaatacagGTTCATTAAATCGAGAGCAGTCATAAATACAGGCAATGCTGAAACAGGGTGGACGTTTATATACAATGGGGGAGTTGTGAACTGGCGAAAGCAGCCACAAAACAATGCAAACACAGAAGACTTTTTACCTTACTGGAGGTTCGGGAAGGGGTTCAGTAATGGCCTTAACACCTTGAATTTCGTTCTTCTTGGGGACAACTGGTCCGCTGTTGGGACCAGGCCATTGTGGAGGAAGGACACCTGCCTTACGGAACAGTCTTGCAACAACCTCAGTAGGCTGagcaccaacaccaatCCAGTATTTCGACCGGTGGAAATCGATTTTGATGTCCTTGACAGGCTTTTCACCGCGCTCCTTCTGTTCGGGAGTCAGTGGTGTAGCAATAGGGTTGTATGTGCCGATAACCTCGACAGGTAGCTTGTCTCGCCCGGACTTGGCCTTGGCAACTACAATGTTGTACACAGGGGCGTGTTTACGGCCGAATCGAGCCAGTCTGATTCGCACAGATCCTTTCATTGTCGTTTGTGTATCGTTTTAATGACCTGAGATATGCTGTGGCACCTGt
This window harbors:
- the IGO2 gene encoding Igo2p (Protein required for initiation of G0 program; prevents degradation of nutrient-regulated mRNAs via the 5'-3' mRNA decay pathway; phosphorylated by Rim15p; GFP protein localizes to the cytoplasm and nucleus; IGO2 has a paralog, IGO1, that arose from the whole genome duplication; GO_component: GO:0005737 - cytoplasm [Evidence IEA,IEA]; GO_component: GO:0005737 - cytoplasm [Evidence IDA] [PMID 14562095]; GO_component: GO:0005634 - nucleus [Evidence IEA,IEA]; GO_component: GO:0005634 - nucleus [Evidence IDA] [PMID 14562095]; GO_function: GO:0019208 - phosphatase regulator activity [Evidence IMP] [PMID 23861665]; GO_process: GO:0048255 - mRNA stabilization [Evidence IGI] [PMID 20471941]), which encodes MYGRLPSRAELLNRKLKDRKFFDSGDYALKQAGKDTTQVVGSEHPVPEIIPHHTSPPQSRHASFSYGSATAAHDPSLMAAHELDLKLKGIHRSSIA
- the MRPS16 gene encoding mitochondrial 37S ribosomal protein MRPS16 (Mitochondrial ribosomal protein of the small subunit; GO_component: GO:0005622 - intracellular [Evidence IEA]; GO_component: GO:0005763 - mitochondrial small ribosomal subunit [Evidence IPI] [PMID 12392552]; GO_component: GO:0005739 - mitochondrion [Evidence IEA,IEA]; GO_component: GO:0005739 - mitochondrion [Evidence IDA] [PMID 16823961]; GO_component: GO:0030529 - ribonucleoprotein complex [Evidence IEA]; GO_component: GO:0005840 - ribosome [Evidence IEA,IEA]; GO_function: GO:0003735 - structural constituent of ribosome [Evidence IEA]; GO_function: GO:0003735 - structural constituent of ribosome [Evidence IPI] [PMID 12392552]; GO_process: GO:0032543 - mitochondrial translation [Evidence IC] [PMID 12392552]; GO_process: GO:0006412 - translation [Evidence IEA]), which gives rise to MKGSVRIRLARFGRKHAPVYNIVVAKAKSGRDKLPVEVIGTYNPIATPLTPEQKERGEKPVKDIKIDFHRSKYWIGVGAQPTEVVARLFRKAGVLPPQWPGPNSGPVVPKKNEIQGVKAITEPLPEPPVR